From Equus quagga isolate Etosha38 chromosome 3, UCLA_HA_Equagga_1.0, whole genome shotgun sequence, one genomic window encodes:
- the SH3TC1 gene encoding SH3 domain and tetratricopeptide repeat-containing protein 1 isoform X2, with protein sequence MQSAGLWAAAACPVGRDSLAGQPARSREQPPGACGQVAWELPLRSGMQGPAGHAEPLAPRPLTVMEGPAQVAAVEPAPTRTGPAGPSGGSDSGDKVQRVAMSLSVSWERAGPEEAEAPIRGEAAPHPGISPTAARTPPGRMGAYPTDLTLQLLAVRRKSGLPDPSLQQTLRGRLRLLENDSREVARVLGELSARLLSIHSDQDRIVVTFKTFEEIWKFSTYHALGFTHHCLENLLVDQAFWLLSPTEDEETAIQVHVDEAALKLTHESLLLQDGPFFVLCPDRHVRATTGPWGTGRGPQPLRRTSGALQGEAVPAVGSSAASPSTSSEEAAATATPETLIPFHQWALRVPWDPIDDSLGGPVAPDAQLMATGLASAVTDCQGSGPEEMTFQGGDLIEILGAQVPGLPWLEDAIFLNEEERSFFNNEGHFSEEDARQLLGKTSSTDVCTVYSLDQLEEAEFEQPEEHEMPLPCLTLEPRETLQKVKIVLEQCKSCQGRPKEPESWGLHTASSGSSSPDAKEPSFHLDAGDDWADVEALSSLLLFLDTPGYKACFRGLYDLSLPGLSSMFCAFSDKEELAGHLAQARAAAKKAGLPMALARLCFLLGRLCMQKLKLSQARVYLEEALGALGGRFSDLFLVAAVYVNLATVHLKQKNREKCAQLVPKASALLLGTPGLPCSTEAEAALLRHALRRAISGHSPQAEARACFLLARHHARLKQPEEALPFLERLLLLHGALGSPDASWPTACSLLLADTYGRKCLPHLALGCVQAATLQARGSLGSWLRSVDLVLRNSPQLPRPPAQIAHYLRRALALGTGHALHGPLCASLAQLHSHHGQHGRAISLMTRAAEADAEAGGHLVVDHLVALAWLHVLHGQSLVALDILESVLDAGVASEDQQGVIANMVAIALQRTGRTRQAAEAYYRALRAARRQGHLRNQAVVLANFGALCLQAGASGLAQHYLQEAAKLFSRLPSRECGHDFSRVLLQLGHLCTRTCGARARQGRCFYEWAFLVAMETDHVESQLRAVQRLYHFYSTVMPSEAQCIIYLEFQLSLARRVANKVLEGQLLETISQLYLSLGTERAYRSALDYTKRSLGIFIDLQKKEKEAHAWLQAGKIYYLLQQDELVELYIQVAQKAALYTGDPNLGLELFEAAGDIFFNGSREREKAVSFYRDQALPLAVTTGNQEAELRLCNKLVALLAELEAPEEGLEFAHVALALSITLGDRLNERVAYHRLAALHHRLGHGELAEHFYLKALSLCSSPLEFEEETLYYVKVYLVLGDIILYDLKDPLDAAGYYQLALAAAVDLGNKKAQMEICSRLATVYHNSLRDREKSLLFYQKARTFAAELSVRRVNMAPQRGCGRVPWLVPGPPP encoded by the exons AAGCCGCTCCTCATCCCGGCATCTCTCCGACGGCTGCCAGGACCCCTCCTGGCCGGATGGGAGCATACCCCACAG ACCTGACCTTGCAGCTGCTGGCCGTGCGGAGGAAGAGTGGGCTGCCCGACCCCAGCCTGCAGCAGACCCTGCGGGGCCGGCTCCGCCTGCTGGAGAATGACAGCCGGGAGGTGGCCCGTGTCCTCGGG GAGCTATCGGCCAGGCTGCTGTCTATCCACAGTGACCAGGATCGGATTGTGGTGACATTTAAGACTTTCGAAGAAATCTGGAAGTTTTCCACCTACCACGCTCTCG GCTTCACCCATCACTGCCTGGAAAACCTGCTGGTGGACCAGGCCTTCTGGCTGCTCTCGCCCACTGAGGACGAGGAGACAGCCATCCAGGTCCACGTGGACGAGGCGGCCCTGAAGCTGACGCACGAGAGCCTGCTCCTGCAGGACG GGCCTTTCTTTGTCCTGTGTCCTGACCGCCACGTGAGAGCGACAACTGGCCCCTGGGGTACAGGGAGGGGCCCTCAGCCCCTCAGGCGGACTTCGGGGGCTCTGCAGGGAGAGGCCGTCCCGGCAGTGGGCTCGTCAGCCGCCAGCCCCAGCACATCCTCCGAGGAGGCGGCAGCCACGGCCACTCCAGAAACTTTGATTCCATTTCATCA GTGGGCTCTTAGGGTCCCCTGGGACCCCATCGATGACTCCTTGGGTGGACCTGTGGCGCCGGACGCCCAGCTGATGG CCACGGGCCTGGCCTCAGCAGTCACTGACTGCCAGGGCTCAGGGCCTGAAGAGATGACCTTCCAAGGCGGTGACCTCATCGAGATCCTCGGCGCCCAGGTGCCTGGCCTGCCTTG GTTGGAAGATGCGATTTTTCTCAATGAGGAAGAAAGGTCATTCTTCAACAACGAAGGGCACTTTTCAGAGGAGGACGCCAGGCAGTTGCTGGGCAAGACGTCCAGCACGGACGTGTGCACTGTGTACAGCTTGG ACCAATTAGAAGAAGCTGAGTTTGAGCAGCCAGAAGAACACG AAATGCCTCTGCCTTGCCTCACCCTGGAGCCACGTGAGACCCTGCAGAAGGTGAAGATTGTTCTAGAACAGTGCAAGTCCTGCCAGGGCCGCCCCAAGGAGCCAGAGTCCTGGGGTCTCCACACGGCATCCAGTGGTTCGAGCTCACCGGATGCCAAGGAGCCCTCCTTCCACCTGGACGCGGGGGACGACTGGGCCGACGTGGAGGCGCTAAGCTCGCTGTTGCTGTTCCTGGACACGCCCGGGTACAAGGCCTGCTTCCGTGGCCTGTACGACCTCTCCCTGCCCGGCTTGAGCAGCATGTTCTGTGCCTTCTCCGACAAGGAGGAGCTGGCGGGGCACCTGGCGCAGGCCCGGGCGGCAGCCAAGAAGGCCGGCCTCCCCATGGCCCTCGCCaggctctgcttcctcctgggacGGCTGTGCATGCAGAAGCTCAAGCTGTCCCAGGCCCGCGTCTACTTGGAGGAagccctgggggccctggggggcCGCTTCAGCGACCTCTTCCTGGTGGCGGCTGTGTACGTCAACCTGGCCACTGTCCACCTGAAGCAGAAGAACAGGGAGAAGTGTGCACAGCTGGTGCCCAAGGCGTCGGCCCTGCTCCTGGGCAcgcctggcctgccctgcagcaCCGAGGCTGAGGCCGCGCTCCTGAGGCACGCTCTGCGCAGGGCCATCAGCGGCCACAGCCCGCAGGCCGAGGCCCGGGCCTGCTTTCTGCTGGCCAGGCACCATGCCCGCCTCAAGCAGCCCGAGGAGGCCCTGCCCTTCCTGGAGAGGCTGCTGCTCTTGCACGGGGCCCTGGGGTCCCCTGACGCCTCCTGGCCCACGgcctgctccctgctcctggcGGACACTTACGGCCGGAAGTGCCTGCCACACCTGGCGCTGGGCTGCGTGCAGGCGGCCACGCTGCAGGCCCGGGGCTCGCTGGGCAGCTGGCTCCGGAGCGTGGACCTTGTCCTGCGGAACAGCCCCCAGCTCCCACGGCCCCCCGCCCAGATTGCCCACTACCTCAGGCGGGCGCTGGCCTTGGGCACGGGGCACGCGCTGCATGGCCCTCTCTGCgccagcctggcccagctgcACAGCCACCACGGGCAGCACGGCAGGGCCATCTCCCTCATGACACGGGCTGCGGAAGCCGACGCTGAGGCCGGCGGCCACCTGGTCGTGGACCACCTGGTGGCCCTCGCCTGGTTGCACGTGCTCCATGGGCAGAGCCTGGTGGCCCTGGACATCCTGGAGTCTGTCCTGGATGCGGGGGTGGCCAGCGAGGACCAGCAGGGTGTGATTGCCAACATGGTGGCCATCGCCCTGCAGAGGACGGGCAGGACCCGGCAGGCAGCCGAGGCCTACTACCGCGCCCTGCGCGCTGCCCGCCGCCAGGGCCACCTGCGGAACCAGGCGGTGGTCTTGGCCAACTTCGGGGCGCTGTGCCTGCAGGCTggtgccagtgggctggcccagCACTACCTCCAGGAGGCCGCGAAGCTCTTCTCGCGGCTGCCGAGCAGGGAGTGCGGCCACGACTTCAGTCGGGTGCTCCTGCAGCTGGGCCACCTGTGCACCCGCACTTGTGGGGCCCGTGCCCGCCAGGGCAGGTGTTTCTACGAGTGGGCCTTTCTGGTCGCCATGGAGACGGACCACGTGGAGA GCCAGCTGCGTGCGGTCCAGCGGCTGTATCACTTCTACAGCACGGTCATGCCCAGCGAGGCCCAGTGCATCATCTACCTCGAGTTCCAGCTCTCGCTGGCCCGCAGGGTAGCCAACAAGGTGCTGGAGGGGCAGCTCCTGGAGACCATCAGCCAGCTCTACCTCTCCCTGGGGACTGAGCG GGCCTACAGATCCGCGCTGGACTACACCAAACGCAGCCTGGGGATATTCATCGACCtgcagaagaaggagaaggaggcgCACGCCTGGCTGCAGGCCGGGAAAATCTACTATCTCCTCCAGCAGGACGAGCTGGTGGAGCTGTACATCCAG GTGGCACAGAAAGCGGCCCTGTACACGGGGGACCCCAACCTGGGGCTGGAGCTGTTTGAGGCGGCCGGAGACATCTTCTTCAATGGGAGCCGGGAGCGGGAGAAAGCCGTGTCCTTCTACCGG GACCAGGCACTGCCCCTGGCTGTGACCACAGGGAACCAGGAGGCAGAGCTGCGGCTGTGCAACAAGCTGGTGGCGCTGCTGGCAGAACTGGAGGCGCCTGAGGAGGGCCTGGAGTTCGCCCACGTGGCCCTGGCGCTCAGCATCACCCTGG GGGACCGGCTGAACGAGCGAGTGGCCTACCACCGGCTGGCCGCCCTGCACCACCGGCTGGGCCACGGCGAGCTGGCTGAGCACTTCTACCTCAAGGCCCTGTCGCTCTGCAGCTCGCCGCTGGAGTTCGAGGAAGAGACCCTGTATTACGTGAAGGTGTACCTGGTGCTTGGGGACATCATCCTCTACGACCTGAAG GACCCGCTCGACGCGGCCGGATACTACCAGCTGGCGCTGGCGGCGGCCGTGGACCTGGGCAACAAGAAGGCCCAGATGGAGATCTGCTCGCGCCTGGCCACCGTCTACCACAACTCCCTGCGGGACCGCGAGAAGTCCCTCCTCTTCTACCAGAAGGCCCGCACCTTCGCCGCCGAGCTCAGCGTCCGCAGGGTCAACATGGCCCCCCAGCGGGGCTGCGGGCGGGTGCCCTGGCTCGTCCCTGGTCCCCCGCCCTGA